The Bacilli bacterium genome contains the following window.
GTCTGATGATATTAAAGCAAGTGACAACTTTTTAGACCGTTTATTTCCCAAATATTTTGAGAAACTGGGATTGCCAAATATTATGAGAAAAACAGATTATCACGTTTTAGCGGGGTTAATTGAAAAGGAGGCTATTGACCCCGAAGTAATCGAAAAGCTTGATTTCATATTGTCAGTTGCAAAACAAGCCACCCCGCATATTTAAAAAGGCTGTTCAAAAAGCGACATTTCCGGATGGATGCCCATTGGCGTGATCAAAAGCGGATTCCCACTACGGCATGCTTTATGGTAATTCGTTCAATCTGTTGATTTGTTACGTTTTTTCGGGTAGACTTCATATTAGGCGCCTCCTGATGGATTATTAGGGCCAAGACCCGTTACATCTTGCCTAATCCATCACTCGAGGCGCTTCTGTTTTGTCCAAGTCCGCTTAACGGTCGTCATTGACGTGGCAACCATTACTGCCTACATCGCGGTGGCAT
Protein-coding sequences here:
- a CDS encoding AAA family ATPase, which translates into the protein LTHDLFGVAEMTKREEAMITTIEEISNALEILNEPSPWSDDIKASDNFLDRLFPKYFEKLGLPNIMRKTDYHVLAGLIEKEAIDPEVIEKLDFILSVAKQATPHI